The Amycolatopsis sp. DG1A-15b genome window below encodes:
- a CDS encoding DUF445 domain-containing protein yields the protein MGSFLAGIVADFAQHWPLYVSIPVVAALIGYGTKLVAIRMMFQPVEFVGVKPFLGWQGIVPKRAARMASIACDTMTEQLIKPAEVVARLDAERIAKEIEKPLLAGVEDIVREVAGHYQPGLWESLPVRVQRLVIERVQHESPRMVAAVLDLIKSDVDSVFDLKGMVVTSLVKDKRLLNRIFQEAGAKEFKFIARSGLVFGGAIGVVQMVAWVLFKFPPIMPVFGLFTGWFTDWLALRMIFYPIEPRRYFGIQWQGLFLKRRAEVAEAYGSLIAKEIITPHNVIEAILHGPLSDRVLALIQRQLDRELGSVAKPLLVFAVGSRRYQDMKLAISSQIMSRLPETMRYIEDYATDAMDIRNVLVSKMKQLSPKEFERLLRPAFEQDEWILIATGAVLGFAVGEAQVLILEHLAA from the coding sequence ATGGGGTCGTTCCTCGCCGGTATCGTCGCCGACTTCGCGCAGCACTGGCCCCTCTACGTCTCGATCCCGGTCGTCGCGGCGCTGATCGGCTACGGCACGAAGCTGGTCGCGATCCGGATGATGTTCCAGCCGGTGGAGTTCGTCGGCGTCAAGCCGTTCCTCGGCTGGCAGGGCATCGTCCCGAAGCGCGCGGCGCGGATGGCGAGCATCGCCTGCGACACGATGACCGAGCAGCTGATCAAGCCGGCCGAAGTGGTGGCGCGGCTGGACGCCGAGCGGATCGCGAAGGAGATCGAGAAGCCACTGCTGGCGGGCGTCGAGGACATCGTGCGCGAGGTGGCCGGGCACTACCAGCCGGGGCTCTGGGAGTCGCTGCCGGTCCGGGTGCAGCGGCTGGTGATCGAGCGCGTCCAGCACGAGTCGCCGCGGATGGTCGCTGCGGTGCTCGACCTGATCAAGTCCGATGTGGACAGCGTGTTCGACCTCAAGGGCATGGTGGTCACCAGCCTGGTCAAGGACAAGCGCCTGCTGAACCGGATCTTCCAGGAGGCGGGCGCGAAGGAGTTCAAGTTCATCGCCCGGTCCGGCCTGGTGTTCGGCGGCGCGATCGGCGTCGTCCAGATGGTGGCGTGGGTGCTGTTCAAGTTCCCGCCGATCATGCCGGTCTTCGGCCTGTTCACCGGCTGGTTCACGGACTGGCTGGCACTGCGGATGATCTTCTACCCGATCGAGCCGCGCCGCTACTTCGGCATCCAGTGGCAGGGACTGTTCCTCAAGCGGCGCGCGGAAGTGGCGGAGGCTTACGGGTCGTTGATCGCGAAGGAGATCATCACCCCGCACAACGTGATCGAGGCGATCCTGCACGGGCCGCTGTCGGACCGGGTGCTGGCGTTGATCCAGCGCCAGCTCGACCGGGAGCTGGGCAGCGTCGCGAAGCCGCTGCTGGTGTTCGCCGTCGGCAGCCGCCGGTACCAGGACATGAAGCTGGCGATTTCGTCGCAGATCATGTCCCGCCTGCCGGAGACGATGCGCTACATCGAGGACTACGCGACCGACGCGATGGACATCCGCAATGTGCTGGTGTCGAAGATGAAGCAGCTGTCGCCGAAGGAATTCGAGCGGCTGCTGCGCCCGGCGTTCGAGCAGGACGAGTGGATCCTGATCGCGACGGGCGCGGTGCTGGGCTTCGCGGTCGGTGAGGCCCAGGTGCTGATCTTGGAGCACCTGGCGGCGTAG
- a CDS encoding patatin-like protein produces the protein MAETAEPWQQEIRLAMTMVGGASLAIWMGGVATETSQLLRESRGDAPPGLYRSLLDVLRASVSIDVLTGTSAGGINAACLGLAEAFGSTPQVLRDTWITTGSLENLIRDAREAQPRSVLDGDRVLLGDVERALRQITAEGTPPKDEPDITVLLTGTMIDGETTKFDDALGNLVRDTEHRMLFRFCGPLWTIGVEGPLALAARSTASFPGAFELSRMPIGTGGTDRLHPDMTPYTELTRSHWLTDGGVLLNKPLRPALREIFERTSHADVRRLLLYVVPTGEGVTDAVECDPANPPLLSNAMAKVVNTVMSQSISAELDDLTRHNDAVLRARDTRVSLAALGLRGGPECLVDARIAAAYLERRTAEDAAELVRAAARRYALSEADTPDRDWASGMSRQLRAIAVTGLSSGVPAGPPPAGLGVTELVGYRTTALDDAVATGLQLINAGFRLRPDAARAGALNDARAQLHAARRTAGRGVRLAQWVAAHPGPGASSTLEVWIRELAEEWAGLGRSAAVAEAWPKVVAGLRAAAPTLRALADAEPGKSGTVTTLLDWLALGPDAAGGDDVVQARLVTLHVATRGLLAQAPSVDQRVDLVQVSADSRTLLDMTRRRSWDKLTGMQASYFGAFYKASWRASDWMWGRIDGAGWLVQCLLDPVRLETLRDVVGPERFRDELVAALEPGWRTPDERDRCTPAEAGQLRDQLTAELAFLGLDADLAPVAFGDHRPISLPVTAMVLARARQAEIAAEELPVVTLASRYDADDRPGIEKALAEDLPRVDVDAAQARFQACRVSAEKLAGEQGTARLTRTLVALGAATVNAGTIAFRLPGGWPQTVAGMLRTVARSTARVSQGASRLGTAGSLTAGLLALLAGLVIGTNGGAVLQWVGLPVLAGAVVYLATALLTTGHRVRWLFAALGALVVAALLLAAFLPPLARPFFGWLGDVVAGWRRGEGAVWWLVVSGLLLLPAVVTPLSALRRRLGHRRDRNRQAKGVVLEVAGRSPRKTVERTPAPSSR, from the coding sequence ATGGCCGAGACCGCGGAACCGTGGCAGCAGGAAATCCGGCTCGCGATGACCATGGTCGGCGGGGCCAGCCTGGCCATCTGGATGGGCGGGGTCGCCACCGAGACGTCGCAACTGCTGCGGGAGTCACGCGGGGACGCCCCACCCGGCCTGTACCGCAGCCTGCTCGACGTCCTGCGGGCGAGCGTCTCGATCGACGTCCTCACCGGGACCAGCGCCGGCGGTATCAACGCCGCCTGTCTCGGCCTCGCCGAGGCCTTCGGCTCCACGCCGCAGGTGCTCAGGGACACCTGGATCACCACCGGTTCGCTGGAGAACCTGATCCGGGACGCGAGAGAAGCGCAGCCGCGGTCGGTGCTCGACGGGGACCGCGTGCTGCTCGGGGACGTCGAGCGCGCGCTGCGGCAGATCACCGCCGAAGGCACTCCGCCGAAGGACGAGCCCGACATCACCGTGCTGCTCACCGGCACCATGATCGACGGCGAGACCACCAAGTTCGACGACGCGCTCGGGAACCTGGTGCGGGACACCGAACACCGGATGCTCTTCCGGTTCTGTGGTCCACTGTGGACGATCGGGGTGGAGGGACCGCTCGCGCTCGCGGCCCGCTCCACCGCCTCCTTCCCCGGGGCGTTCGAGCTGTCGCGGATGCCGATCGGCACCGGCGGCACCGACCGGCTGCACCCCGACATGACGCCGTACACGGAACTGACCCGTTCGCACTGGCTGACCGACGGCGGGGTGCTGCTCAACAAGCCGCTGCGGCCCGCGCTGCGCGAAATCTTCGAGCGCACTTCGCACGCCGACGTCCGGCGGCTGCTGCTCTACGTCGTGCCCACCGGCGAAGGCGTGACCGATGCCGTCGAGTGCGATCCGGCGAACCCGCCGCTGCTGTCGAACGCCATGGCCAAGGTCGTCAACACCGTGATGAGCCAGTCGATCAGCGCCGAGCTGGACGACCTGACCCGCCACAACGACGCCGTGCTCCGCGCCCGGGACACGCGGGTCTCGCTGGCCGCGCTGGGCCTGCGCGGCGGCCCGGAATGCCTGGTCGACGCCCGGATCGCCGCCGCCTACCTGGAGCGGCGGACCGCCGAGGACGCCGCCGAGCTGGTGCGGGCCGCCGCCCGGCGGTACGCGCTGTCCGAAGCCGACACCCCGGACCGCGACTGGGCGTCCGGGATGTCGCGGCAGCTGCGGGCGATCGCCGTGACCGGGCTGAGCAGCGGCGTCCCGGCCGGGCCGCCTCCCGCCGGTCTCGGCGTGACGGAGCTGGTCGGCTACCGGACGACCGCCCTCGACGACGCCGTCGCGACCGGCCTGCAGCTGATCAACGCCGGGTTCCGGCTCCGGCCGGACGCGGCGCGCGCGGGGGCGCTCAACGACGCGCGCGCCCAGCTGCACGCGGCGCGCCGGACCGCCGGCCGCGGGGTGCGGCTGGCGCAGTGGGTGGCCGCGCACCCCGGGCCCGGCGCGAGCAGCACCCTCGAGGTGTGGATCCGCGAGCTCGCCGAGGAGTGGGCCGGGCTGGGCCGCTCGGCCGCCGTCGCCGAGGCGTGGCCGAAGGTGGTCGCGGGCCTGCGCGCGGCGGCGCCGACGTTGCGGGCCCTCGCCGACGCCGAGCCCGGGAAGTCCGGCACCGTCACGACCCTGCTGGACTGGCTGGCCCTCGGCCCGGACGCCGCGGGCGGCGACGACGTCGTCCAGGCCCGGCTGGTCACCCTGCACGTGGCGACGCGCGGGCTGCTCGCCCAGGCGCCGTCGGTCGACCAGCGGGTCGACCTCGTGCAGGTCAGCGCCGATTCGCGGACGCTGCTGGACATGACGCGGCGCCGGTCGTGGGACAAGCTGACCGGGATGCAGGCGAGTTACTTCGGCGCCTTCTACAAGGCGTCGTGGCGGGCCAGCGACTGGATGTGGGGCCGCATCGACGGCGCGGGCTGGCTGGTCCAGTGCCTGCTCGACCCGGTCCGCCTCGAAACGCTGCGGGACGTCGTCGGGCCGGAGCGGTTCCGCGACGAGCTCGTCGCCGCGCTCGAGCCCGGCTGGCGCACGCCGGACGAGCGCGACCGGTGCACGCCGGCCGAGGCGGGTCAGCTGCGCGACCAGCTGACGGCCGAGCTGGCGTTCCTCGGCCTCGACGCCGACCTCGCACCGGTGGCGTTCGGGGACCACCGCCCGATCAGCCTGCCGGTGACGGCGATGGTGCTGGCCCGGGCGCGGCAGGCCGAAATCGCCGCGGAAGAGCTTCCGGTCGTCACGCTCGCGTCGCGTTACGACGCCGACGACCGCCCGGGCATCGAGAAGGCACTGGCCGAGGACTTGCCGAGGGTCGACGTCGACGCCGCCCAGGCCCGGTTCCAGGCCTGCCGCGTCTCGGCGGAGAAGCTCGCCGGAGAGCAGGGCACCGCACGGCTGACCAGGACGCTCGTGGCGCTCGGCGCCGCCACCGTCAACGCCGGGACGATCGCGTTCCGGCTGCCCGGCGGCTGGCCGCAGACCGTCGCGGGCATGCTGCGGACGGTCGCCCGGAGCACGGCGAGGGTCTCGCAGGGCGCGTCCCGGCTCGGCACGGCCGGCTCGCTCACCGCGGGCCTGCTGGCGCTGCTGGCCGGGCTGGTGATCGGCACCAACGGCGGCGCGGTCCTGCAGTGGGTCGGGCTCCCCGTCCTCGCGGGTGCGGTGGTCTACCTGGCGACGGCGCTGCTCACGACGGGCCACCGGGTGCGGTGGCTGTTCGCCGCGCTCGGGGCGCTGGTGGTGGCGGCGCTGCTGCTGGCCGCGTTCCTGCCCCCGCTCGCCCGGCCGTTCTTCGGCTGGCTCGGTGACGTGGTGGCCGGCTGGCGCCGCGGCGAGGGCGCGGTGTGGTGGCTGGTGGTCTCCGGGCTGTTGCTCCTGCCCGCGGTCGTGACGCCGCTGAGCGCTCTCCGGCGCCGCCTCGGCCACCGCCGCGACCGGAACCGGCAAGCGAAGGGCGTCGTGCTCGAAGTGGCCGGGCGGTCGCCCCGGAAGACGGTGGAACGCACGCCGGCACCGAGTTCGCGCTGA